The genomic stretch TCTCtataacttcgtagggtttcctattcgccctgttagaataggtggcgactctaaaatctataacttttagggcaggttgctacacatatgattattaaagtcatttgatcaaggaaaatcaagaaaattaatcaaagataaaaaaaagtcaacaaaagtcaaaattagagtTAAGTtattttgacctcattttgggaacttcaaatttcaccaacaaactcaaaaatctcccgacatgaaagttgtagatttttatcaaacaaacaactttgtcacttatagtatttcttcaaaaaatgattaatttgagagatattggatcaagaagtttatgttcaaaaacttagcgaaattttaagtgttttaacatGGGTTCAAGTTCCTTTGAGACCAAAACCATATTTTTAATcacttgttttcttttattttttaattttttaaccaatttcaataatttatttaaaatagtaaatcAAATCTTTTTTACTTCAAATTTTGTACACTACTAAAAAATGGTatctatttttataatataattaaaaaacccaaaaatattgtttattttatcattaaaaaaattaaatcagaACAAGTCCTTTTTTAtgtttaaaaacttaaaaatcatTTCTCTTTTAATGTTTTCACCAAATAAATTATCAATATTTATGTGTGAATTTTTTAGGGTTAGGTCAAGGTTCCTTTGATTGtaccatgtacccttagaccaattctcttttaaaatttggtattttaatcattaaaaatcaattaggtttaggtgtaaaTTCAAAACCATAAATTTCAAAACCGTAATTCAAAACTTCTTGATCTTTGCTCCCCCATGTTAATATGACTTGTTGCTTTGATctcttcatttttgtttatgtaCATATGCTTGTTGATTTTCATCCTTGTATCTTTGTACTTGTCatccattgtattatcattgtatatactttgtttacTAACGTACAtgcatgatatatatatatatatatatatatatatatatatatatatatatatatatatatatatatatatatccatccatcatccatcatattcattcatacatgaaatgatccaAAGGTCTTAAACATCTTATATCCATTATCATTTGAGTCTACATTGATCTCTTTGTTGTACCCACTTGTTTGTAtttgacacatgttatcacataCACACTTGAGGTATTCATTGATTGATTACTTAAATTTGTTGttgaaaaatccaaaggaatgggaatggtattgactaaaattgtcaaggtactcaatctcttttccaatctcttttaattttgtgctttgtattgttaaagctttgcacatgttttgaaaatggttttgtattgttaaagctcaatctTTTGTAAAACCAAccattggttttgtattgttaaagctcaacctacCCTTTCTTTAAAACCTTGGtgctaagaggagaattattctcggtgaaactactcttagaccattgaccttgtattgatAAAGCTTGGTCCTTTTTcatttaaaacttgttaagtattgttaaatcttaaccttttaaaacttgttaagtattgttaaagcttaacacttTAAGAAACCCgctgagtattgttaaagctcaacacccaaaaatattttggccacttggcccttttattttccttttaagaggaactacaaaagctctgacttccctatttttaaaggggtatgtaggcctaagatacgatgtcttatcgagctcactttttaaattttttttctcatctccccactctatttaaacaaaaaaatcacaaaagcaTTTTCAAAGTTAcagtaacaataataataatattttcaaagaggttcctatggtataccatagatgtgaggggtgcttaaaaccttccccttgcataacaaaccccccgtacccaaatctctgataattttattagttttgattttaaaaacttctgtgggttttattcgctctttctcccattttctttggaaacaatatagcgcggtggcgactctgttttaaAACAAATGTGCTAAGTCTattcaatggctttagtctcacaaatttcaccgcaACACTAATGTATAAATCGGATAACTTACACTTGTGATAGTTAACTCCCAAACTGGCTACTAGTTTGAATCCCCTTAAAATAGCTTTGAATATCCACATGTTCTTCCAATTCCCTTATCTAATCAATAAAGTATCGTCTGTGAATTATAAAATATAGAAGGAGCTCCTATCATTCACTTTAAAACCAATAAACTCTCCTAAAACAGAAGCCTTATTAACCAAGCCTGTGAGACTTTCAGTTACTAGAACAAAGAAGTGAGACAAAGGATCTCCCTGCCTAAGACCTCTCCTGACCTCGAAGTCCTTAGTAGGACTCCCATTCCTTAATATGGACATAAAGCTAGTGAAAACGCAAGCTTCCATCCATAACTCCCTGAACCCCATCTTCTTCATCACAAACCTTAAGAAATTCGCGTTAACCTTGTCATAAGCTTTCTTGAAGTAAACCTTAAAGAACAAACAATCTTTCTTGGTTCTAGTAGATAAGTCGATTGCTTTATTAGCAACAGGCACACCATCAAGTAATTGTCTGCCAGGGGCTAAAGTTGTTTAGAAAGAAGAAATTAAGGACCTAGAATAAGTTTCAATTTGTGCACAAGAAGCTTCGATGTAATCTTGTAATACTCTCCATCAAACAGATTGGTCTGAAATCATCAAGCCTTTGAGGATTTGGGACCTTTGGTATGAGTGTTAGAAAGGAAGAAGAAATAGATTTGTTAAGCCTAGCTTTGGAATGGAAATCCTTCGCAAAACATATAATATCTTCCTTCAGGAAACTCCAACACTTTTTAAAGAATAGGAAATAGAAACTGTCGGGCCTGTGACTTTTAGAACTATCGCAATTCTAAATCGCAACCTTAATCTCACTCTCCAAAAAtgacttttccaaaaaaaatctgtCATCAAGAGACAAACTCCTATAATCAATGCCTTCCAATTAAGGTATGGAGAAATTAGACTCACTGAATTGCTTGCAAATCTCCTTCTTCACATCTTTGATAGAATTCAAAACCCCTTTACTAGACTCAAAAGACCCGATGAATTTTCTCATGTTCCTCATTTTCATAACAGAATGAAAATACATGCTATTACAATCACCATCTCTCACCCAGCTCACTCCAGATTTCTGAATAAGAAGCTCTCTTTTAAGGTCAGTTTGTTCTAAACAGAGCTTAGCTCTTTACTACGACTAGTAACCAGATCTTCGACCTCCTCCTTCTTCCAAACTGTTAATAGATCGTCGATGGCATTTACCTCATCCACTCCTCCTCCACCTCCAAATCAATCCGGCCAAAAAATTCTTTATTCCACTTCTTAAGACTACTCCTAATCATCTTAaatatttctttcaaaaaaaatctctCCTTCCTTCCATTCTAAATGATCCCACTCCTTTTCAACAAATTTGATGAAGTTCCTGTCTTTGAACCAACCATCAATTACTTTGAAGTGCTTAGGGCCCCCAATTCAAGTTGTTGAACTTTAACCAGATAGAACAGTGATATGAGATGTCttttgtaacaccctaatttttaCTCGgcaaatattataaaaatcatgGTATAAAATTTCCAACAAAACATGGGATGCTACACTTTCTACTTAAAACAACGACAATCAATCACATATAaatcagatacataacacataatttTCAAATGAACTGATAACAACCTGTTTAGActttaaaataaaacaactttcatcactaCGCAGCAGATTCATAAATTCAATGGAAAATACCAAAATATCTTGTCCAACTCAAAACAACTTTAAATCAAGAGCTCTTTAATGGaaacaatttaaaaattcaaCAACATAATAAAAACCAACAATCAAAGAAACATGCGTTCATCCCcctgagtgttacgtatcagagcgaccaacaCCTGACTCAAACTAATGAAGGTAAGCAGCCTTCACTCTGGATTACTTGCACGTTACCAGCGtagggataacattcaaacagaaggggtgagatattgaaccatataattgagtttatgataaataatataatagattTAGATCATATAAAACCACCACTTCACAGTATCAACATCACAATTCACTTCGCTTCACATCATTACATCCAAAAAGCAGTTCAAGTCACAATTCAAGTCACGACACTTCACATCAAATCATACTTATGCATTATAAAATGTGACACTAACTATgcacatgtatgtggtaccaacaAGGTTTCAACCCGCATTGCTaaattgccaattaatagaggcatcaataAGGCCTAAGGCTTCATCAAAGTTTTCCAGTCCAGACTGTCGCAAAGtatgcaaatgtatgtgactcGATAAATGCGGCATTACATACTCAACAATAACAAATCTCATCGCAAGGCATAGACTTATATCACTGTTATTACCAATAAATATAGGTAACTCATCATCACAATATTTCCTGCTACTTCACATTATCCATAAAATAATAGCATTGCATCATCATAGATATAtcacaaagaaaaatagcagcaTAATAAAGTATTAATCCCATAATTTCCTGTAGTCCACTGACTGATTCTTCTGCTAATTTTTTCTGTTGTTGTTTTACTATTACTAGCCTCCCTCATTGTTGTTTCAACAATTATACTACTAAtctctaatatttttatatatattcctaCTACTGTTAATTATACATCGTCTCTACTATGAATATTTTCTACTCTGTTATTAAAAActtattgttgtgaaaaacgataccaataacaaagtataatagggaattagggaacagaagaagaacacaataattggttataactgctattctttcactttctcttaaaacaagattacaagtttacaagaataacaaataacctctctcaccctaaattaggatttgcagcttagcaatgatgagagactagtatgctatttataataaaacctaacatactaactaatgggctttttccacaaggcccattacacaagtcaacttaataaacaagctaacttaacaaattagggtttaaacactaaaacctaatttaacatgctaacaaccctagcatcttcgacacaagcatgtgaacaaccttcgacttcatgcttaaccctgtcgaaccaagaagctacccttcggccatactagagttcgatccaaaatctcacaaatctccaccttggatctaactctacaacatcaagggaacaaactagctttcttcatgcagctttatcaactgcatacagtggaaaaacttgcaactcggcaatgtcttggtgatcatatcagcagcattgtcttcagtcgaaaccttcagcacttggacttctccacgctcgattactcctctgacgaaatgcagcctcacatcaatgtgcttagttcgctcatgataggctgaattcttcgacaggtgtattgcactttgactatcacatttaacagtgatacctcgaccttgaagtttcagctccttcgcaaaaccttcaagccacaatgcttctttcacagcttcagttaatgcaatgtactccgcttcagtggttgatagagcaacaaccttctgaagtgttgctttccaactaattgctgtgccaaacatagtgaaaacatatccagaaatagatttcctggaatccatacaacctgcataatcagagtcgacatatccttcgattactgctttaccatcttcacccaaggctccaccataaattaggactctattcagagacccatttatgtaccttaaaatccacttcaatgcttgccagtgagcctttccaggattcgccatgtacctgcttacaagacttactgcgtatgctatgtcgggtctagtacaaaccatagcatacatcaaagaaccaactatattagcatatgggatgctattcatataggctctttccacatcagtactgggacactgatcaatactcagcttgaattgagggtttgttggagtcacaactggcttcgaattcgacataccaaacttttcaagaatctttcgtagatatgcctcttgagataggcataacttcgacttctttctatctcttcgaatgtcaattccaagaatcctggaagcagctcccagatccttcatatcgaactccttattgagttcagccttcaccctcatcacatcttcgacactgttgcttgctatgagaatatcatccacataaagcaacaaaataacaaatgaattaccaggtcgaaatctgaagtaaacacagtggtcgaactgacttctaatgaaacttatgcgtgccatgaacttgtcgaatctcctattccactgtcgaggagattgtttcagcccatataaagatctctttaacttgcacacataatcttccttccccttttcgacatacccttcaggttgcctcatcaggatcgtttcatctaaatcaccatacaagaacgcagtcttcacatccatctgttccagttcaagatcgactgtgccaccatggcaagcaacattcgaatggacctatgcttcacaacaggagaaaacacatcattgaagtcgacaccttctttctgagtgaaaccccttgcaactaaccttgccttgtatcttttcgacgtcactccttcaattccttccttaactttgaaaatccatttacagctgactaaccttgccccaacaggtttcttgatcagttcccaagtatgattatcatgaagagatttcatctcatcatccatggccttcagccattcagtcttatttcgactcctcataacttccttatagtctctaggttcttcgtccagaacctcacttgcagagattaaggcataagctataagatctgcatatccaagtctctgaggtggcttgatgactcttctcgacctatctctcgacaataggtagtcatcgtcagtttcctcaacttcagcatcttctgcttcttcttcgacttcatctgggatatgcaattcagcatcaacatgctccacctcaacaggaatttctacctgttccagctcttcgtcagatgtttctgtacttcgaccaacatcatcagttttcttaaaagccatttcagcttcattgaaaactacatctcgactggtgatacacctcctgtgacctggctctaggcaccatagcctataagctttgactccttcagggtatcccatgaacatgcatttcagagctctaggttcgaccttgtcttgcctaatgtgagcataggctacacagccaaatactctcagtttgtcgagatctggtggatgtcccgaccaaacttcttcaggtgtcttcatatctaacgctgtcgaaggacatctgtttatcagatatgttgctgtcgaaacagcctcagcccagaacacattctttaaccccgcactagtcaacatgcatctgactctctccaaaatagttcgattaaatctttcagccaaaccattttgctgtggagtacctgcagtagttctgtgccttgcaataccaaaggcagcacaaaagctgtcgaatgcctcattgcaaaattcaaggtcattgtcggttctcaacctcttgaccttcctgccagtttgattttcaaccagagtcttccaacttttgaaattctcaaaagtttcatccttagtcttctggatgaatacccataattttctggaataatcatctactatggatagaaaataccttgctcctgaatgtgatgcacaccttgcaggcccccaaagatcagcatggatgtaatcaagggatccatgtgttctttgtttgcctttgttgaactttactctgcaagattttccaagtacacagggttcacaaaacttcagcttttcgactttgtctccaccaagcagattttgtttccctaattcgaccagacccctttcactgacatggcccaatctcatgtgccagatttctgtcttcgacaaaggtttcgtggatacaacatttgtcgaaccacttacaacttcagcctcaagggtatacaagccttgttttttcacgcctctcaagacttccttcgaacccttcatgactcttaggatacttttctctccttggaaaacatatcctttcttgtcgaattcaccaagagaaagcagatttctcttcaaatcaggaacaaacctgacttcagtcaacaaccttattgactcatcatggagcttgaatctaatagatccaatacctgcaatcttgcaagccttgttgtttcccagcaatacggatccaccatcttgatcacataattcctcgaacaagtctttgtttggagtcatgtgccaagtgcaacctgaatccataatccactccttcttagagtcactgcttgaaaccacaagaacatcagatgattcgaaatcatcttgaacaatggcagcgttgccattatccttacctccatgatatttcaagcgttcagggcacacctttcttgtgtgaccctcctttttacaatgatagcatcgaatgccagatgcttcgccactgtaagacttcgactggcttttgcctttcttcttgtcgaacttaccatcctttcgtaagagttttcctttaacggccaaaccttcgccaacagtcgagggtttatgctcctttcgttcattcaagtccttagagtacaaggctgattgaacttcttcaaacgtcagggactcccttccatacaagagagtttctttgaagtgagcatgtgatcgaggcaaagaacacaatagtaacagcgcttgatcttcatcatcgatcttcacatcaatattttcaagatcaagaatcagcttgttgaacatatccaactgctcagccaatactttgtcttcaatcatcttgaatgaatacaaagcttgcttcaggtagagtcgatttaccagcgatttggtcatatacaaactttcaagtttcacccataaccctgatgccgtcgtctcctttgatacctgcctgagaaccttatcaccaaggctcaacaaaattgcgctgtgtgccttctcaatcatagtcgtcttctccgctgccgttaatgcagcattcatggctgcctctcccttcaacgcttccaaacaaccctgctgaaccagtagggctttcatcttcaagcgccacagaccgaaatcattcactccggtgaacttttcaatctcatactttgttgaaggcatcttccccacgctcaccgcaccaatttgttgtgaaaaacgataccaataacaaagtataatagggaattagggaacagaagaagaacacaataattggttataactgctattctttcactttctcttaaaacaagattacaagtttacaagaataacaaataacctctctcaccctaaattaggatttgcagcttagcaatgatgagagactagtatgctatttataataaaacctaacatactaactaatgggctttttccacaaggcccattacacaagtcaacttaataaacaagctaacttaacaaattagggtttaaacactaaaacctaatttaacatgctaacaaccctagcatcttcgacacaagcatgtgaacaaccttcgacttcatgcttaaccctgtcgaaccaagaagctacccttcggccatactagagttcgatccaaaatctcacacttATACTGATACTAGTATCATTCTACTGATTGCTAGCTTTTTATTATAGTCTGTATTGTTACTATGGTTATCAAATTTGACTAACTAATTTTGATCCTTTATTAATTATCATGTGCCTTTCCTAATCTCTAATTGTCAAGTAACCAGGATTTGTTAGGAATACTTTATTAGAAGTCATATAAGATTTATCCTAACACATGTTACAACATTAAGCATTAAGTGAACAAATAATATAAACTAATGGTCCCCACCCAGTTATAAGGGGTGACCGCCCCTACCTAATTTTCATTTGGGAGCACACGCTCCCTTCCTTTCATAGCCACAGGGGTGACCGCCCCTCCCTTCATTCCCCTAGGGGGTGGGCGCCCCCTCttgttctttttttctttttcatttcatgAGGCGAACACCTCTTATACAGGTGGCCCTCGCCACTTCCAGTAACAATTATCCTTAATTTTACGATTCCATTCAGAATCCACCCaactcatatttttattttccaaCCGATTAACAACCTCAGTTAACACTCTTCACTGAAAATCGATTAACTACAATCTTTCTTTTCTTAACAAATTCCTACAACCCTGTTATCATATTTATCAACTGAATATTTTGACAGCATCACAACTTCATAACAAACTCAACATCACAACATCATACAACCAGACACATCAACACAGATAATTGGTACAAAACAAGGACATCAAAATTgggacaacaatcaacacaaacaGAGACAATTTTACAGACTCAATCCCACATACGATTCATCATATACCCTATTATAGActcagaaccccacccttaccttggattgaaagTTTCTCTATAATTTTCTCTGATTGATTCCTAGCTTTTTCCCCTTTTTTGGTTCTCCACTGCTGTGCTATTCTCACGCTCTAGTTGTTGATCTCTTTTGTGCTAAAACCTAATTCTCCTACTTACTGATACTtctagttttttttatatttctttttattcaactaataataataatactattattCTATTAGGCCTCATTTCTACACCCCATTATTTCTACTTCTAGCCATTAAATAAGCCCATATAAATAACATAGTATTATTCTAAtgctatttctacaacttaatcaactacTTAATCGACTAATTGATTTAAACGATTAATTCAACTAAGAACCACGCAACTTAAATAGATATTTCACAATCTCACAATtcacaacaaataatcaaaaataatttaattaaataattaattaatttatgggCGTTACATTTCTTCTTCCTATAAGTTGGCTAATGACCCTCATCTCTTAATGATGGAATCAGACAAAAGGATCATGTCAAGCCTACTCATCAACTTGTCTCTGAAATCCCTCATCTATGATTTTTTGCAGGTGCCAGGACTCCTAACTCTTTCGATATTTCTAGTGACAGAGTTGAAATCACCTCCAACAATCCACTCCCCATCGTCAAACTTAACTTTAAAAACAAGAAGTTCCTTCCAAAAATTCCTCTTTAACTTGATGTTGCAGGGGGGCTAAACATTGACAATGTAGTAAACCTGATCCTATAACTTCAACTTGGTGCAAAGGAATCCATTTCCTCTAAGACTGAATAAAGGAGAAAAAACTCCCTTATTCCAAATAGTGATTATACCTCCAGATTTCCCGACAGAATCGAAATTAGACCACTCCAACTCTTTGTTACTCTATTAATGGGATTTGTTGCATCTTAAAAACTCCTAATAATTAGATCATCCAGCGCTGCTTATTTGGATTCTTGAAGAAGAAAAATATCTGCATTACCTGAGCATACCAATTGTCTGATTCTTATGCATTTCACTTTGCTACCACCTCCTCTAATATTTAGTGAGATTATATTCATGGGACCATTTAATTTTCCGCCTTCGAAATCTCAACATCTTCGTTATATTGTTGCTCCATTTCTGCTATTTTCTTCCTATAATCCTTTGTTTTATCTTTCGCTTGTTAAGTCATCTGATTCTAATTGTTGAGTCAAGACGTTATTTGTGACAATTATAAAAGGGCAAGTTGATCGCAACTATCTAGTGGTGACTAATgatggcatcgaaagaagataccaACAGCCTCATTAGTAAAAGATATCAAACTCCATTTGAAAATTCTAGACATTTGTTAATTAAGCTAGAAGACTTGAAGACTTAAAGATATAATCTTTAAATTTGAAGGCTTG from Vicia villosa cultivar HV-30 ecotype Madison, WI linkage group LG4, Vvil1.0, whole genome shotgun sequence encodes the following:
- the LOC131597708 gene encoding uncharacterized protein LOC131597708, whose amino-acid sequence is MRNMRKFIGSFESSKGVLNSIKDVKKEICKQFTPGRQLLDGVPVANKAIDLSTRTKKDCLFFKVYFKKAYDKVNANFLRFVMKKMGFRELWMEACVFTSFMSILRNGSPTKDFEVRRGLRQGDPLSHFFVLVTESLTGLVNKASVLGEFIGFKVNDRSSFYIL